In Oryzias latipes chromosome 15, ASM223467v1, the sequence TATCATTGAAAGGCATTATTATTTTATACAGGATCCAAATTTGGCTCAAAAAAGTCCCATGAAGTAGTTACAATAATTATAATGCAGTTGGGATTTCTACAGATGTTGATGTTTGAGGATTTCTCATCACCTTTTCTCAAACTGCCTGATCTTTATCTTTTTTGACAAGCATCCAAGATTTACAGGAGTCTCactaaaatcctctttttttacatttagataGCTTTTTACCAGTGATATAACATCTtcataaaatgctttaaaatttaataaaataggATTAATCCAGGCCTCAATCTCTGTGACATGACACCCATAAATATAATTGAGACAGTTGCTTCAAATGGGAGACAcctttatgtcctttttttttaatacaatttaGCATAATTTAGTCTGAAACTGATCGAACTGACAGTTTTTATTCAGCACTTCAGTTCAAAGTCATGTTAAACCAAGACAAGAGAAAACACTTCCTTAAAAGTTGTGAGTTTTCCCCCTATAATTTAAAGTGGGAGAGAGTTCAGCTGCAGTCCTGGAGGTGAGGTTCAGTGCAGGATGTCAGGAAGGTCCTGAAGGTGCTTCTGATTTAGGGTTCTTTGTGGGGTCCAGAGCAGTTCCTTCATACATAACCTTGTTCTTGATGCCTTCTTGAATCAGCCTCTGCTGCACACGTAACTTAGCATGGTGAATTCTGCAGTAAAACCTGCAGATGGAGGCAGAATGGTGTCAAAGGTTaaacacaacaaagacaaaaactacCACAAAGGGATGGGTGACAAAGGGCAGATTACAGGCAGagttgtaaacaaaacaaaacaaaaaaaatactaaccAAGATCCAAGAGTGGTGAGGAAAAATCCAGCAAATCCCACATCGAAAGATCTCTTTACTCTACCTGAGGATGACAGAACAAAGAGTTCACGGAGAGTATAATCCACACTAACTAACACTTACTAATGCTTCATATTCACTGGGAGGAAAGTTGGAGGACAAAAGAGATGTTTGGCTTTGTTTGATATAAGATCAAAAcctgaaatgaaacattttttttctaaagatttaGAAAAATTTTCATAAATACTCTGGTTTTGATTGAGTGGAATTTGAATAAAACTCCACACATCAGGTTTAATGATCAACATGGTGGATGTTTCAACAGAAACATATGCtgagcatttttgttttaccaaatgctttaaaagtaagaactcaaaaataaagaaaaacttcttTTAAACTTAATCAATAATATCCACTTACAACACACATATGGTGTACAAGTTAACAAATGaaggacaggaaaaaaagaaggtttttgCAGTAATAACAGAGTGTCAGCGATGTAACTAGAGCTAGACAAGCCTCCTAAACAGgcaaagctgttgttttgacTTACTTGTGGCCAGAAAATAAAGAACTCCAGCAGCTACTGAACCTCCGGCTCCATGTAAGATGGCGTCTCGGGCACAGGGTGTCCTCTGGACATCCAAGATCCCCAAGAGTTTAAACTCCTgaagagcagacagacagcaaagatgcagagaaagaaaagacataaataaaaacaaaatgtttgttccCCGGGACAAGACTCTATTCTTATTAATGACTTCTAGTTTTGGTGATGGTGACGATAAATGCTCAGTTTACTTATAAGAATATGACAAATTTACAGTAAATGTTCCTAGAAGAATTatctaaacaaacaaaagacaaaaaatattattaaattcTTATCATTTGTCACcagcatgttttaaaaaacctcaaaacgtagaattttttttatattttgttagcATTTTCCAGTTGttgtaaattaaataaagtatCCTTTCCTCATAGTTGATGGGTGGTTGCTCCCTATAAATACTCCTGACCTGACCTTCTGAATCTGAATATATCGTCGAGAGATCTTgatcttccttttctttttgagcAACGCTTATTCCGCGCGTCATTACCTTAGCCTGACCGTCCTCCTCTTCTGCCATTCTTTTGCCCCTCTCCTCTGTTTTTGCCTCCTGTGAAGTCTTTTTTCCGACGGAAAAACGAGCTGGATGTAATATTTTCGTAACCACTTTCCTCTGCACATGCGCAAACCTTGCTGTTGGTTCCGTCCTGATTTGACAGCCGACGCTGAACAAGATCACGCACAATGGTTCCACTTTCTCTCTTGGTGTCCGGCAACACCAGAGCGTTGGCGCATGTATCGAGCTCATAAAGCAGGGGTTCTCACATACAATCAATGGTTCTGCAACGTTTTATGCCAAAAGAGTCATTAGTTTCATTTCTTACTCCCCAAAAATCAGCGAGAGTCGCTGGTTGGAAAAATGTACTacatgtatttctgtttttgtggacATCTGCTTCCCTCTGGTGGACAACTAGGGGTAGTTGGAAATATGTGCTGagaaattttttacttttacaaaatattatacTTTGATAGTTGCATTAAAgtgtattcatttaaaaagttgtaaCATGATACGTTTCTATTCATATAAATGCTGAAACCTAAAGGAGAACACTGCTTTTGTTGTGCTCCTTAATGTCAGTTGTTCATAAAATCCAATGTAGTAAAGACCTTCCTCCTCAGATCAGATTTAGAGGCTGGTGAAGGCGCTCCTCTTCCACTTTCAGTTTAGTTCAGACTGTAAACTTTCTCAGTTTTTACAGTCTGACTATGATCCCTGGAAGGGCTGTGAAAACATACtgatctataaaaaaaaatccctttcagTTACATCTTCTTGGTCCAGAGAGAAAGTTTTGCGGTTTTGCTCCTTAGACAGAATCATTGAATTAATTGAAAAATGATTTCAAttctttttgctgttatttttactattatttgctttattttgcctTGTTGACTTATTAGCAAGTCAGCAATTTGAAACAAACTTGAATGAAACAAACTGCAGTAAGGATGAAAATATTTAAGgctgttaaagtaaaaaagaattagaaaaatttgacatttgtaatcatattaaagcaaaaacaattaaTACAAGCAGTattcaaaatattatttttatttcatctgtACTCAGAtaatgcagctgtttttttattttattttagctattGATACGAGTACTTATGttctttgttttatatataaaataatttgatgtttgtttgattcctttttatttcaattttaaatgttcttCATACTTTTGATAATGctttctatgattttttttccttgtgttcTCCTGCCATCTTTTATTGCATTGCATTCGTCTGGGTTTTTATGATTATTCAGAGTACGAGTCTGGAATAAATTCTTCCTACCAGCCTGCCTGCATATACATTACGTATTAAAAAATTTGTATCatgcattaaaaatatttttaccagAGAGAAAGGACACAAGGAAACAATAGATGTAATGGCTTAAAGCAATAAAACAGTGATAATTCTCATTTCTGAAATGTAACAGACGTgcattctgccttttttttcatatccAAAGCATAAATAACTACATTTGGCTATTTTAATATTACATGCAGGCAAGTAGACACAAAAGAGGAGTGAATTAGCAAATGTGAAGTCCTTCTTCCTCTCTGTACACAGGTGCAGCCATGTTTTTCTGCCGCTTTTACACAAACAGTTCAAACTGGACGTTCATGACGCAATATGTGATGTAAATATCATTAATTGCTGTTCAGAAATAAAGCCTTCGTAGAAGAAGGCTCAACAACTAAATCT encodes:
- the LOC101155137 gene encoding cytochrome c oxidase protein 20 homolog encodes the protein MAEEEDGQAKEFKLLGILDVQRTPCARDAILHGAGGSVAAGVLYFLATSRVKRSFDVGFAGFFLTTLGSWFYCRIHHAKLRVQQRLIQEGIKNKVMYEGTALDPTKNPKSEAPSGPS